The following proteins are encoded in a genomic region of Enoplosus armatus isolate fEnoArm2 chromosome 11, fEnoArm2.hap1, whole genome shotgun sequence:
- the dhrs12 gene encoding dehydrogenase/reductase SDR family member 12 isoform X1, translated as MSIYRNAVWLVKGLQEYTKSGYEAAAKHFAPADLDVNLNGRSFMITGANSGIGKATAQEIANRGGTVHMVCRNKGRAEAAKDEIVERSKNQNVHIHVVDMSSARQVWDFAQNFSQSNTVHVLINNAGCMVNQRELTEEGLEKNFATNTLGTYILTTALIPALKKVEDSRVVTVSSGGMLTQKLNVDDLQFEKGAFDGTMAYAQNKRQQVILTERWAAQHKEIHFSSMHPGWADTPAVQTSMPSFHAKMQSKLRTEAMGADTVVWLAVSAAAAKQPSGLFFQDRKVVATHLPLASSRSTSQEEEKLLATLDEFALKFKP; from the exons ATGTCGATTTACAGGAATGCCGTTTGGCTTGTGAAAGGACTTCAGGAGTATACAAA GAGTGGCTATGAAGCTGCAGCGAAGCATTTTGCCCCAGCAGACCTGGATGTGAACCTGAATGGGAGGTCCTTCATGATAACAGGTGCCAACAGTGGGATAGGAAAAGCCACGGCGCAGGAAATAGCCAACAGAG GAGGAACCGTTCACATGGTGTGTCGAAACAAGGGGCGAGCAGAAGCCGCCAAAGATGAAATTGTGGAGCGGAGTAAAAATCAG AATGTGCACATCCATGTCGTTGACATGTCCAGCGCGAGACAAGTGTGGGACTTCGCCCAGAACTTCTCACAAAGCAACACTGTACATGTATTG ATCAATAATGCCGGCTGTATGGTCAACCAGAGAGAGTTAACTGAGGAGGGTTTGGAGAAGAACTTTGCCACAAATACACTCG GCACTTACATCCTCACCACAGCATTGATACCTGCACTGAAGAAGGTCGAAGACTCACGAGTG GTCACCGTGTCGTCAGGCGGCATGCTCACACAGAAGCTGAACGTGGATGACCTCCAGTTTGAGAAAGGGGCATTTGATGGCACCATGGCCTACGCTCAGAACAAA aGACAGCAGGTGATTCTGACAGAGAGATGGGCTGCTCAGCACAAAGAGATCCACTTCTCCTCCATGCACCCCGGCTGGGCAGACACACCAg CTGTCCAGACATCCATGCCTTCATTCCACGCTAAGATGCAGTCCAAACTGAGGACGGAGGCCATGGGGGCCGACACCGTGGTGTGGCTCGCTGTGTCTGCAGCCGCCGCAAAGCAGCCGAGCGGCCTCTTCTTCCAGG ATCGCAAAGTGGTGGCGACACACCTGCCGCTGGCCTCCTCCAGGTCCAcatcacaggaggaggagaagctccTGGCTACGCTGGACGAGTTCGCCCTCAAGTTCAAACCTTAA
- the dhrs12 gene encoding dehydrogenase/reductase SDR family member 12 isoform X2, whose amino-acid sequence MSIYRNAVWLVKGLQEYTKSGYEAAAKHFAPADLDVNLNGRSFMITGANSGIGKATAQEIANRGGTVHMVCRNKGRAEAAKDEIVERSKNQNVHIHVVDMSSARQVWDFAQNFSQSNTVHVLINNAGCMVNQRELTEEGLEKNFATNTLGTYILTTALIPALKKVEDSRVVTVSSGGMLTQKLNVDDLQFEKGAFDGTMAYAQNKVKERQQVILTERWAAQHKEIHFSSMHPGWADTPAVQTSMPSFHAKMQSKLRTEAMGADTVVWLAVSAAAAKQPSGLFFQDRKVVATHLPLASSRSTSQEEEKLLATLDEFALKFKP is encoded by the exons ATGTCGATTTACAGGAATGCCGTTTGGCTTGTGAAAGGACTTCAGGAGTATACAAA GAGTGGCTATGAAGCTGCAGCGAAGCATTTTGCCCCAGCAGACCTGGATGTGAACCTGAATGGGAGGTCCTTCATGATAACAGGTGCCAACAGTGGGATAGGAAAAGCCACGGCGCAGGAAATAGCCAACAGAG GAGGAACCGTTCACATGGTGTGTCGAAACAAGGGGCGAGCAGAAGCCGCCAAAGATGAAATTGTGGAGCGGAGTAAAAATCAG AATGTGCACATCCATGTCGTTGACATGTCCAGCGCGAGACAAGTGTGGGACTTCGCCCAGAACTTCTCACAAAGCAACACTGTACATGTATTG ATCAATAATGCCGGCTGTATGGTCAACCAGAGAGAGTTAACTGAGGAGGGTTTGGAGAAGAACTTTGCCACAAATACACTCG GCACTTACATCCTCACCACAGCATTGATACCTGCACTGAAGAAGGTCGAAGACTCACGAGTG GTCACCGTGTCGTCAGGCGGCATGCTCACACAGAAGCTGAACGTGGATGACCTCCAGTTTGAGAAAGGGGCATTTGATGGCACCATGGCCTACGCTCAGAACAAAGTAAAGG agaGACAGCAGGTGATTCTGACAGAGAGATGGGCTGCTCAGCACAAAGAGATCCACTTCTCCTCCATGCACCCCGGCTGGGCAGACACACCAg CTGTCCAGACATCCATGCCTTCATTCCACGCTAAGATGCAGTCCAAACTGAGGACGGAGGCCATGGGGGCCGACACCGTGGTGTGGCTCGCTGTGTCTGCAGCCGCCGCAAAGCAGCCGAGCGGCCTCTTCTTCCAGG ATCGCAAAGTGGTGGCGACACACCTGCCGCTGGCCTCCTCCAGGTCCAcatcacaggaggaggagaagctccTGGCTACGCTGGACGAGTTCGCCCTCAAGTTCAAACCTTAA